One Actinomyces marmotae DNA window includes the following coding sequences:
- a CDS encoding Eco57I restriction-modification methylase domain-containing protein, with product MPSLDLARREALRTAKPSFDHAWDTWDSHRDSEQALADYRRVRDAWVETVLTDVIGWSGDYASAAERPALGEAYRVDSDGFSSVTVTPSAALAHGAKIGALVLVTDPVDSLRAASDDGWAASPIDRMAAMLRSRESACTIGVVTDGRWWALVSAPPGGATASGVVDCQTWVEEPATRDAFCELLSVRRLLGGKSEDRLPALFERSVLAAEEVTEALGTQVRRAVELVVTALSEAALNPEASDRSDPLPEDAHEVYEAVVTVMMRAVFLLFAEERGLLPAQALYTGGYGLAGVLDTLEARARDEGEESMDGTSLTWHRLLATSRALYSGVNTENMRIPAYGGSLFNPARFSFLTATEESGALRLAVSDRVMLHVLRSLQTARTGKGGEVRRLSFRDIDVEQIGYIYEGLLGYTCTRARETVLGLVGTEGAEPEVPLSLLEDLAEEHADDADLAEAVIAWLKEHQGAAKPPTKSALAKAFRAGDTMDPAEAEPALLAVTRNPELRDALQPWIGVIRRDLRGRPVVIEAGGLVVTETQSRSKDGAHYTPRVLAEEVVRYALEPLVFHPGPYQTEDRSAWRPLSSDQILGLHVADIACGSGAFLVAAARFLADQLVEAWTREGVMRNHTSSPSEARSNALRQVVARCLYGVDINEMAVEMCKLSLWLVSLDKDKPFSFVDDKVFVGNSLLGITDLRQLRAQHIDPAEAPATRLFELDRTGDYAPALDIDAVLARVRERRRTLASEVDDADPARSTTTKQRLLRENEGDLRLLERVADAVVAVGLNPAVGAKPGKRLNEAYGDLAVALGRAFPAEGEADAQMLEALLKRGLTPAVKTDYERWRCLHWPLAVPEVMERGGFDAIVGNPPFLGGKKISGATGGNLRDWYIHVLAGGTTGNADLVAYFFLRASNLLRPSGTLGLIATNTLAQGDTREVGLDRMVKGGFTITRAAQSRAWPAKSANLEYAAVWGTRGHVLDNVPRVCDDAPVARISTLLEPEGRVTGAPARLAANANIAFIGCYVLGEGFTLEPEEARAWIAEDPRNAEVLFPYLNGKDLNSRPDCSASRWVIDFNERSETVASTYMAPWHHVTDHVKPERMAKDGKKYPRMVEEWWKYYNTRPAMRRAIADLDEVLVIAQVSRTLMPIRVANRSVFDAKLVIFSLDSFAETAALSSALHQSWTIKYGTTMRTDPTYTPTTVFETFPRPKPNEILDIIGRTLDAERREIMLCRGLGLTKLYNLVNDPDLAPGVDPDVDRLRQIHRELDEVVAAAYGWEDVPLDHGFHTYRKMTRWTVSPPARVELLDRLLEENHRRAAAQAPAHPAKTQRRKRSVTPVQEETLDV from the coding sequence ATGCCGTCACTGGACCTGGCCCGCCGGGAGGCCCTGCGCACGGCAAAGCCCTCCTTCGACCACGCCTGGGACACCTGGGACAGCCATAGGGACTCAGAGCAGGCTCTGGCCGACTACCGCCGGGTGCGCGACGCCTGGGTGGAAACGGTCCTCACCGATGTCATCGGCTGGAGTGGGGACTATGCGAGTGCAGCGGAACGCCCCGCCCTTGGCGAGGCATATCGGGTTGACTCCGACGGCTTCTCCTCGGTCACGGTGACGCCGAGCGCTGCCCTGGCCCACGGGGCGAAGATCGGCGCCCTCGTGCTTGTCACTGACCCGGTGGACTCGCTGCGGGCTGCGAGTGACGACGGTTGGGCGGCAAGCCCCATTGACCGGATGGCGGCCATGCTGCGCAGCCGGGAGTCGGCCTGCACGATCGGCGTCGTGACGGACGGGCGCTGGTGGGCGCTGGTGAGCGCCCCGCCGGGCGGGGCGACGGCTTCGGGCGTCGTGGACTGCCAGACATGGGTGGAGGAGCCGGCCACCCGCGACGCCTTCTGTGAGCTCTTGTCAGTGCGCCGCCTCTTGGGCGGGAAGAGCGAGGACCGGCTGCCCGCCCTTTTCGAGCGCTCCGTCCTGGCGGCGGAGGAGGTGACGGAGGCTCTGGGCACGCAGGTGCGCCGGGCGGTCGAGCTCGTGGTGACGGCCCTGTCCGAGGCTGCCCTCAATCCCGAGGCGAGTGACCGGTCGGACCCGCTGCCCGAGGACGCCCACGAGGTCTACGAGGCGGTCGTCACCGTCATGATGCGCGCCGTCTTCCTGCTCTTCGCCGAGGAGCGCGGGCTCCTGCCCGCGCAGGCCCTCTACACCGGCGGCTACGGCCTGGCGGGCGTCCTGGACACGCTGGAGGCGCGCGCCCGGGACGAAGGCGAGGAGTCCATGGATGGCACGAGCCTGACCTGGCACCGGCTGCTGGCGACCTCCCGGGCCCTGTACAGCGGCGTCAACACGGAGAACATGCGGATCCCTGCCTACGGCGGCTCGCTCTTCAACCCCGCCCGCTTCTCCTTCCTCACGGCGACGGAGGAGAGTGGTGCTCTGCGCCTGGCGGTCTCCGACCGGGTCATGCTGCACGTGCTGCGATCACTCCAGACGGCCCGGACCGGTAAAGGAGGGGAAGTGCGGCGCCTGTCCTTCCGGGACATTGACGTGGAGCAGATCGGCTACATCTACGAGGGCCTGCTCGGATACACGTGCACGCGCGCTCGGGAGACGGTGCTGGGGCTCGTTGGCACCGAGGGCGCGGAGCCGGAGGTGCCCCTGAGTCTCCTGGAAGACCTGGCCGAGGAGCACGCTGATGACGCCGACCTCGCCGAGGCCGTCATCGCCTGGCTCAAGGAGCACCAGGGCGCGGCGAAGCCTCCCACGAAGAGCGCCCTGGCCAAGGCCTTCCGCGCCGGGGACACGATGGATCCGGCAGAGGCGGAGCCGGCCCTGCTGGCTGTCACCCGGAACCCGGAGTTGCGCGATGCCCTGCAGCCGTGGATCGGTGTGATCCGCCGCGACCTGCGCGGCCGTCCGGTGGTCATTGAGGCCGGTGGCCTGGTGGTGACCGAGACTCAGTCGCGGAGCAAGGACGGGGCACACTACACGCCCCGTGTACTCGCCGAGGAGGTGGTGCGCTACGCCCTGGAGCCACTCGTCTTCCACCCGGGCCCGTACCAGACGGAGGACCGATCGGCGTGGCGGCCGCTGAGCTCGGACCAGATCCTCGGCCTGCACGTGGCGGACATCGCCTGCGGCTCGGGCGCCTTCCTCGTGGCCGCGGCCCGCTTCCTCGCCGACCAACTTGTGGAGGCCTGGACCCGTGAGGGGGTCATGAGGAACCACACGAGCTCACCTAGCGAGGCGCGCAGCAACGCCCTGCGGCAGGTGGTGGCCCGCTGCCTGTACGGGGTGGACATCAACGAGATGGCCGTGGAGATGTGCAAGCTCTCCTTGTGGCTCGTCTCCCTGGATAAGGACAAGCCCTTCAGCTTCGTGGACGACAAGGTCTTTGTGGGCAACTCGCTGCTGGGGATCACCGACCTGCGCCAGCTCAGGGCCCAGCACATTGACCCCGCTGAGGCTCCTGCGACGCGGCTCTTCGAACTCGACCGTACAGGCGATTACGCGCCTGCCCTGGATATCGATGCGGTCCTGGCGCGGGTGCGGGAGCGGCGCCGCACCCTGGCCTCGGAGGTAGATGACGCGGATCCGGCCCGTTCGACGACGACGAAGCAGCGACTCCTGCGGGAGAACGAGGGGGACCTGCGGCTCCTGGAGCGCGTGGCCGACGCCGTGGTCGCTGTGGGGCTGAACCCGGCGGTCGGCGCCAAGCCGGGCAAGAGGCTCAACGAGGCCTACGGGGACCTGGCAGTCGCCCTCGGCCGCGCCTTCCCCGCTGAGGGTGAGGCAGATGCGCAGATGCTGGAGGCGCTCCTCAAGCGCGGGCTCACCCCGGCGGTTAAGACGGACTACGAGCGCTGGCGCTGCCTGCACTGGCCGCTCGCCGTCCCCGAGGTCATGGAGCGCGGCGGTTTCGATGCGATCGTGGGGAACCCGCCGTTCCTGGGCGGGAAGAAGATCTCCGGAGCGACGGGCGGCAATCTACGCGACTGGTACATCCACGTCTTAGCCGGAGGAACAACGGGGAACGCGGACCTCGTCGCCTACTTCTTCCTTCGCGCTTCCAACCTGCTACGACCTTCAGGAACACTCGGGCTCATTGCAACGAATACCCTCGCCCAAGGCGACACTCGCGAGGTGGGGCTCGACCGCATGGTCAAGGGAGGCTTCACCATCACCCGGGCCGCCCAGTCCCGCGCCTGGCCGGCTAAGAGCGCCAACCTCGAATACGCCGCCGTCTGGGGCACCCGGGGTCACGTCCTGGACAACGTGCCACGCGTGTGCGACGACGCGCCAGTGGCCCGCATCAGCACCCTCCTGGAACCGGAAGGGCGCGTGACCGGCGCGCCTGCACGACTGGCGGCGAACGCCAACATCGCCTTCATTGGCTGTTACGTCCTTGGTGAGGGCTTCACCCTGGAGCCGGAAGAAGCCCGAGCCTGGATCGCCGAGGACCCGCGCAACGCTGAGGTGCTCTTCCCCTACCTCAACGGCAAGGATCTCAACTCCCGCCCCGACTGCTCAGCCTCCCGGTGGGTCATTGACTTCAATGAACGATCTGAAACCGTCGCATCGACATATATGGCACCGTGGCACCACGTCACAGATCACGTCAAGCCTGAGCGCATGGCGAAGGATGGCAAAAAGTATCCACGCATGGTCGAGGAGTGGTGGAAGTACTACAACACGCGACCGGCCATGCGACGGGCGATTGCTGACCTCGACGAGGTGCTGGTCATCGCTCAAGTCAGCAGAACGCTGATGCCGATACGAGTTGCCAACAGGTCGGTGTTTGATGCGAAACTAGTGATATTCTCGCTTGATAGTTTTGCTGAAACAGCCGCACTGTCATCGGCTCTTCATCAAAGTTGGACGATAAAATATGGGACGACAATGCGAACCGATCCCACCTATACTCCGACCACGGTCTTCGAAACTTTCCCTCGACCCAAGCCCAACGAGATCCTCGATATCATCGGCCGCACGCTGGATGCGGAGCGTCGGGAGATCATGCTATGCCGGGGCCTCGGCCTCACCAAGCTCTACAACCTCGTCAATGACCCGGATCTTGCGCCCGGCGTGGACCCGGATGTGGACCGCCTGCGCCAGATCCACCGCGAACTGGACGAGGTTGTCGCCGCCGCCTACGGCTGGGAGGACGTTCCCCTCGATCACGGCTTCCACACCTACCGGAAGATGACCCGCTGGACCGTCTCCCCGCCCGCCCGCGTCGAGCTGCTCGACCGGCTGCTGGAGGAGAATCACCGCCGCGCCGCCGCCCAGGCACCAGCGCACCCCGCGAAGACGCAGCGTCGGAAGCGCAGTGTCACGCCCGTCCAGGAGGAGACCCTCGATGTCTAA